The Solibacillus sp. FSL R7-0668 genome includes the window CATCAATCAGATCAGATAGGGAGTCGAGCAAGGCTAAATATACTAGTGAAGATAAGCATAATCAATTACAGAAAAATGAGTTAAAAGAATTCGAAAGGAGGGTGCATGCTATGGAATTAAAACAAAATTCAAATCGATGTATGATTCTTTTGCATGAAATTTATGGAATCAATCAGCACATGCAGTATTATGCAAAGCTGTTATTTAAACAAAATTTTGATGTATATATCCCCAAATTAATAAATATAGAAGAGCCATTTCCTTATGAAGAGGAAGAACGAGCCTACCATCATTTTATAGAAAATAAAGGGTTTGAAAATGCCTATAATCAAGTAACGGCGATTATCGATGATTTATCAAAAAAATACAAAGAAGTCCATATAATAGGCTTTAGTGTTGGTGCAACCGTTGCGTGGCTTTGTAGTAATCATGAAAATGTACAAAGAGTTGTTGGCTTGTATGGGTCCCGTATTCGACAATATCTTGATATAATTCCGAAGTCTGATACCGTCTTAATTTATGGCGAGCATGAGCAGTCATTTGAGCCTAAAGATTTAAAACATAAGCTATCAAAGTACACTAATGTAT containing:
- a CDS encoding dienelactone hydrolase family protein, with product MELKQNSNRCMILLHEIYGINQHMQYYAKLLFKQNFDVYIPKLINIEEPFPYEEEERAYHHFIENKGFENAYNQVTAIIDDLSKKYKEVHIIGFSVGATVAWLCSNHENVQRVVGLYGSRIRQYLDIIPKSDTVLIYGEHEQSFEPKDLKHKLSKYTNVLVKIVEGEHGFADPYSTEYNKRSADSILIYLTDYSD